In one window of Burkholderia sp. NRF60-BP8 DNA:
- a CDS encoding metal-dependent hydrolase: MTDTADYHKIKARHVKFDFSDTPITWVPNDPGSTHIINTLNLLFPEGELWFCRVYNKALPLIADARLRDEAEGFLRQEAVHSRSHGSVLKHYYERHGIDTKPFTQKLNRLFTRVLGEQPLGLKIGHTRFWLRQQLAVIASLEHFFGYLGNWVLNAHGLDEGRADPTMVDLLRWHGAEEVEHRTVAFDIYRHMGGTYPERCVHMAFVIVLLLYYITTGAKFMYRRDPDAGRYPGFARAWRQGSRRGHLPSFWKVIGAALRYFKPGYTPHHEGSTEQALAYLARSPAAQAAAHGGNWGTTKGA, from the coding sequence ATGACCGATACCGCCGACTACCACAAGATCAAGGCCCGGCACGTGAAGTTCGACTTCAGCGATACGCCGATCACCTGGGTACCGAACGATCCGGGCAGCACGCACATCATCAACACGCTGAACCTGCTGTTCCCGGAAGGCGAACTGTGGTTCTGCCGCGTGTACAACAAGGCGCTGCCGCTGATCGCCGATGCACGCCTGCGCGACGAAGCCGAAGGCTTCCTGCGGCAGGAGGCCGTGCATTCGCGTTCGCACGGCAGCGTGCTCAAGCACTACTACGAGCGCCACGGCATCGACACGAAGCCGTTCACGCAGAAGCTCAACCGGTTGTTCACGCGCGTGCTCGGCGAGCAGCCGCTGGGGCTGAAGATCGGCCATACGCGCTTCTGGCTACGGCAGCAACTGGCCGTGATCGCGTCGCTCGAGCATTTCTTCGGCTATCTCGGCAACTGGGTGCTCAACGCGCACGGCCTCGACGAAGGCCGCGCCGACCCCACGATGGTCGACCTGCTGCGCTGGCACGGCGCCGAGGAAGTGGAGCACCGCACCGTCGCGTTCGACATCTACCGGCACATGGGCGGCACCTATCCGGAGCGCTGCGTGCACATGGCGTTCGTGATCGTGCTGCTGCTCTACTACATCACGACCGGCGCGAAGTTCATGTACCGGCGCGATCCGGACGCCGGCCGTTACCCCGGCTTCGCGCGCGCGTGGCGGCAGGGTTCGCGGCGCGGGCACCTGCCGTCGTTCTGGAAGGTGATCGGCGCGGCGCTGCGCTATTTCAAGCCGGGCTATACGCCGCACCACGAAGGCTCGACCGAGCAGGCGCTCGC